The Geoglobus acetivorans genome window below encodes:
- a CDS encoding phosphate-starvation-inducible PsiE family protein yields the protein MWNLRFEYLNRVYDIAIFLMSLVVTVLVGVKMVSIVVQIPEAIMTLSPASFDTLITEILTFFVLIELAKAFTEYLEFKRVRLHIMAELASIFTIRELLISLYKQNFDWTILIAFSILILSLTLVRTMALKYKPSKK from the coding sequence ATGTGGAATCTCCGTTTTGAGTACCTGAACAGAGTATATGACATCGCAATATTTCTAATGAGTCTGGTTGTTACGGTACTCGTTGGGGTGAAGATGGTTTCCATTGTTGTTCAGATTCCTGAGGCGATAATGACTCTCTCTCCAGCTTCATTTGATACGCTCATCACCGAAATACTGACTTTTTTCGTTCTAATAGAGCTTGCAAAGGCGTTCACTGAATATCTCGAGTTTAAGAGAGTCAGGCTTCATATCATGGCTGAACTTGCATCCATATTCACCATAAGGGAGCTTTTAATATCTCTTTATAAGCAGAATTTCGACTGGACAATTCTGATCGCCTTCTCCATACTGATTCTCTCGTTAACTCTTGTGAGGACGATGGCACTAAAGTACAAGCCCTCGAAGAAGTAG
- a CDS encoding long-chain fatty acid--CoA ligase: protein MLGVEGKLITEIDPKDINQFWEKSYDSGVPSEIEIPEIPLYELLDGTAEKFPDKIAIDFLGKKLRYGELKELSDRVAGFLKSLGVGRGSRVVIDMPNTPHYVIAYYGILKTGATVVQANPLYTERELRHIAENSEARIFFAVENAFPKVYELKKEGIIDRVIVCKIEDYLPFPLNFLYRLKKEKVNVPNDDGIAFWTDVVKSDPISSPEKVDPKEDIAVFQYTGGTTGLPKAAMLTHYNLVANTYQIIHWLPEFSEKDVVSGILPYFHVYGMTTSMNMPIAVGAKIVMLPDPRDIKRILNAIEKHGITLFFGVPTLFNAINTHPDTPKKNLRSIRACISGSAPLPLEVKREFERITGGKLVEGYGLSETSPVTHVNPIYGTNKEGSIGIPIPNTYALVIDEEGKVLPVGEIGELAIYGPQVMKGYYKMEEETRKTLVSGWLLTGDMAKMDEDGYFYIVDRKKDVIIAGGYNIYPREVEEVLYEHPAVLEAAVVGVPDKYRGETVKAFIVLRPEHRDKVTEKDIEQFCRQKLAAYKVPRIIEFVDELPKSAVGKVLRRVLRDQEVKKMEQS, encoded by the coding sequence ATGCTTGGTGTTGAGGGAAAACTCATAACAGAAATTGATCCGAAGGATATCAATCAGTTCTGGGAGAAGAGTTATGACAGTGGAGTCCCATCTGAAATTGAAATCCCTGAAATTCCACTCTATGAGCTTCTTGATGGAACTGCAGAAAAGTTTCCAGATAAAATTGCAATCGACTTTCTTGGAAAGAAGTTAAGGTATGGTGAACTTAAAGAACTCTCTGACAGGGTGGCAGGCTTTCTGAAAAGCCTTGGCGTCGGCAGGGGGTCGAGAGTAGTAATAGACATGCCAAATACTCCGCACTATGTGATTGCGTATTATGGAATTCTCAAAACCGGAGCAACTGTTGTCCAGGCCAATCCACTTTACACCGAAAGGGAACTGAGACACATTGCTGAAAACAGCGAGGCCAGAATTTTCTTCGCCGTCGAGAACGCATTTCCAAAGGTTTACGAGCTTAAGAAAGAGGGGATAATCGATAGAGTGATAGTCTGCAAAATTGAGGACTACCTGCCTTTCCCGCTGAACTTTCTTTACAGGCTGAAGAAAGAGAAGGTGAACGTTCCGAATGATGACGGAATAGCCTTCTGGACTGACGTGGTAAAATCGGATCCCATTTCATCTCCTGAAAAGGTGGACCCCAAGGAGGACATTGCTGTATTTCAGTACACTGGCGGGACGACAGGTCTGCCTAAGGCAGCAATGCTCACACACTACAATCTCGTTGCCAATACCTATCAGATCATTCACTGGCTTCCGGAGTTCAGCGAAAAGGATGTTGTAAGCGGGATTCTGCCCTACTTCCATGTGTACGGAATGACTACGAGCATGAACATGCCAATTGCCGTCGGAGCAAAAATTGTTATGCTTCCAGACCCGAGAGACATAAAGAGGATACTGAATGCCATAGAGAAACACGGGATCACGCTGTTTTTCGGGGTGCCAACACTGTTCAACGCAATAAACACACATCCAGACACGCCCAAGAAGAATCTGAGGAGTATAAGGGCGTGCATAAGTGGCTCTGCTCCACTGCCGCTTGAGGTCAAGAGAGAGTTTGAGAGGATAACCGGCGGAAAGCTTGTTGAGGGATATGGGCTGAGCGAAACATCTCCTGTCACGCACGTCAACCCAATCTACGGCACAAACAAGGAGGGCAGCATAGGTATACCCATTCCGAATACATACGCCCTCGTCATAGACGAGGAAGGAAAAGTCCTTCCTGTGGGCGAGATTGGCGAGCTCGCCATCTACGGCCCACAGGTGATGAAGGGCTACTACAAGATGGAGGAAGAGACGAGAAAAACCCTGGTCAGCGGATGGCTTTTGACAGGAGACATGGCGAAGATGGACGAGGACGGTTACTTCTACATAGTTGACAGAAAGAAGGACGTAATCATAGCCGGAGGATACAACATCTATCCAAGAGAGGTTGAAGAAGTCCTCTACGAACACCCTGCCGTACTGGAGGCTGCGGTTGTAGGAGTGCCAGACAAATACAGGGGAGAAACAGTAAAGGCGTTCATCGTCCTGAGACCCGAACACAGAGATAAGGTCACAGAAAAGGACATCGAGCAGTTCTGCAGGCAGAAGCTCGCAGCCTACAAGGTCCCCAGAATAATTGAGTTCGTCGACGAACTTCCGAAATCAGCAGTCGGCAAGGTCCTTAGAAGGGTGCTCAGGGACCAGGAAGTTAAGAAAATGGAACAGTCCTGA
- a CDS encoding dihydrolipoyl dehydrogenase, which translates to MKNYDAIVIGTGSGISIANKLLRDIPDARVAVIDRDKPGGICLTRGCIPSKLVISPVEVLHDIERLSGLIEVKDIRVNFRRLMERMREKVGRESSMIERSLGERENIDYFKEEASFTGPYRLKVGGEEITSKKIFIGSGSRPMVPEIKGLRNAGYLTSDTLLELEDMPESMVIVGGGYVAVEYGNFFARAGCDVKIVEMMPRILSNEEPEISRIVQKELSNHAELFTSHRVTGVERNGNVKRVVAEGPDGRVVVEGEEILLAVGRESNSDILKPWLGGIETDERGWIKVNEFLEASVPGIYAIGDANGKYMFRHVANREAAIAYANAFHDAGVKMDYSAVPHAVFTQPEVGSVGMTEKEAVERFGRENILIGFEELKTTGKGLAMNSTGFAKVIVHRETGKILGGHIAGKSASVLVQEIATLMALDATYHAALHALHIHPSLSEVVSWAFGNLMSVEEYHRLMEKLGY; encoded by the coding sequence ATGAAAAATTACGATGCGATAGTAATCGGTACCGGTTCAGGCATATCCATTGCAAACAAACTCCTCAGAGATATACCTGATGCAAGAGTTGCAGTTATTGATAGGGATAAACCCGGCGGAATATGCCTTACGAGGGGTTGCATACCATCCAAGCTTGTAATTTCTCCGGTGGAGGTTCTTCATGACATTGAACGGCTGTCCGGACTTATTGAGGTTAAGGACATTCGGGTAAACTTCAGAAGACTTATGGAGAGGATGAGGGAAAAGGTGGGCAGAGAAAGCAGCATGATCGAGAGATCGCTTGGAGAGAGGGAAAACATTGATTATTTTAAGGAAGAGGCATCTTTTACTGGGCCATACAGGTTAAAGGTAGGTGGGGAGGAGATCACCTCAAAGAAGATCTTTATCGGCTCAGGATCAAGGCCCATGGTGCCGGAAATAAAGGGGTTGAGAAATGCAGGTTATCTGACAAGCGACACGCTGCTTGAGCTTGAAGACATGCCAGAAAGCATGGTCATCGTTGGTGGGGGATATGTTGCGGTAGAATACGGAAACTTCTTTGCTCGGGCTGGTTGTGATGTGAAAATAGTTGAAATGATGCCCCGCATTCTTTCAAACGAGGAGCCTGAAATTTCTCGAATCGTGCAGAAAGAGCTCTCTAATCATGCAGAGCTGTTTACATCACATAGGGTTACAGGCGTTGAAAGAAATGGAAATGTCAAGCGCGTCGTTGCGGAAGGCCCTGATGGGAGAGTAGTGGTTGAAGGTGAGGAAATACTCCTGGCGGTGGGCAGAGAATCCAACTCCGACATTCTGAAACCTTGGCTGGGTGGAATAGAAACGGATGAGAGAGGGTGGATAAAGGTCAACGAATTTCTTGAAGCTTCTGTTCCGGGCATTTACGCAATAGGGGATGCGAACGGGAAATACATGTTCAGACATGTGGCAAACAGAGAGGCAGCCATTGCCTATGCGAACGCCTTTCATGATGCCGGAGTGAAAATGGACTATTCTGCAGTACCTCATGCTGTTTTCACTCAGCCAGAGGTTGGAAGTGTTGGTATGACTGAGAAAGAGGCTGTGGAGAGATTTGGCAGGGAGAACATCCTGATAGGATTCGAGGAGCTGAAAACTACTGGAAAGGGCCTTGCCATGAATTCAACAGGGTTTGCCAAGGTGATTGTTCACAGAGAGACAGGAAAAATTCTCGGAGGCCATATTGCAGGTAAATCTGCATCGGTACTTGTTCAGGAAATTGCCACACTCATGGCTCTCGATGCCACATATCATGCCGCACTACATGCGCTGCATATCCACCCATCGCTCAGCGAGGTTGTAAGCTGGGCATTCGGCAACCTCATGAGCGTTGAGGAATATCACCGGCTGATGGAAAAACTTGGCTACTGA
- a CDS encoding radical SAM protein has protein sequence MQHLRLAERILLRKFGSDYYAYNAKSDTLYELDNEAFYFLLSCDGSEREADREILDFLISEGILEVNSEKKENVYVEQSEPSLRHFLISVTHSCNLKCQHCYILQNTSHIDETTFKKAIDEFYSIGGLKLLISGGEPLLHPKIFTLLEHARRYPFRIVLMTNGYLLNDDRIDKITELVDEVQISLDGFEGHRTLRNAGWEKPIDVIKSLSGSVDVSVATMVTKYNINEFERMSRVLESLNVYRWSIDVPVTEKDMLPPPDSIKEVLQNYGFGKRSYPSIQGYACGTHYCEMDPEGNIVKCGFFEEPCGNIRDGLIKCWENLKRTYIWRLDELECSCQYVDECRGGCRYRALMYCGDILGCDPVMCNIYGVKQCCQ, from the coding sequence TTGCAGCATCTCAGGCTTGCAGAAAGGATCCTGCTGAGGAAGTTCGGCAGTGATTACTACGCTTACAATGCAAAAAGCGACACCCTGTATGAACTCGATAATGAAGCTTTCTATTTTTTATTGAGCTGTGACGGAAGCGAAAGAGAAGCTGATAGAGAAATCCTGGATTTTTTGATTTCAGAAGGGATTCTTGAAGTCAATTCAGAAAAGAAAGAAAACGTGTATGTGGAGCAGAGCGAACCATCGCTACGGCATTTCCTCATTTCCGTAACACACTCTTGCAACCTTAAATGCCAGCACTGCTATATTCTTCAGAATACTTCCCATATCGATGAAACCACGTTCAAGAAAGCAATTGATGAGTTTTACAGTATCGGCGGACTTAAACTGCTTATCTCAGGTGGAGAACCACTGCTTCACCCGAAAATTTTTACTCTACTGGAACACGCCCGCAGATACCCGTTCAGAATAGTCCTTATGACGAACGGATACCTCCTGAATGATGACAGAATAGATAAAATCACAGAACTCGTTGATGAAGTCCAGATCAGCCTGGACGGATTCGAAGGACACCGAACGCTGAGAAATGCCGGATGGGAAAAACCCATAGATGTCATCAAATCCCTCTCTGGAAGCGTAGATGTTAGCGTTGCCACAATGGTCACAAAGTACAACATAAACGAGTTTGAAAGAATGAGCAGAGTTCTTGAAAGCCTGAATGTCTACAGGTGGAGCATCGATGTTCCCGTTACGGAAAAAGACATGCTGCCACCCCCAGACAGTATAAAGGAGGTGCTTCAGAATTACGGCTTTGGAAAAAGAAGCTATCCGAGCATTCAGGGATATGCCTGCGGCACTCATTACTGCGAAATGGACCCTGAAGGCAACATTGTAAAATGCGGGTTTTTTGAAGAACCATGTGGAAATATCAGAGACGGTCTCATAAAATGCTGGGAGAACCTGAAGAGAACCTACATCTGGAGACTCGATGAACTTGAATGCTCATGCCAGTATGTGGATGAATGCAGGGGAGGCTGCAGATACCGGGCTTTGATGTACTGCGGAGACATTCTTGGCTGCGATCCTGTGATGTGCAACATTTACGGCGTAAAGCAGTGCTGTCAGTAG
- the pheT gene encoding phenylalanine--tRNA ligase subunit beta, translating to MPVITLYWDELERMVGADRNTILKKLPMLGCDIERIADDHLDVEFFPNRPDLYSVEGVARALRGFLDIEFGYKDYRVNEGNWKIYVDESVLSVRPRITGCIVRNIHVNEELLRSIIQIQEDLHWTIGRNRRKMAIGIHDLNRVNFPLRYTAVDENFSFVPLDFDREMSVKEILEAHPKGQEYGFILENSEKYPMIIDAKDEVISFPPVINAEKTRVKEGTSGLFIDVTGFDENVDKALRILTAMFADRGGVIECMEIIYPDRVEKTPDMTPEKMNVSKKEIFSLLGFTLNDDELRLALGRMRYGFEIGDEKVTVTIPPYRADVMHPWDVIEDIAIGYGYDRIAARYPQTPGVGREHEWNNLKDIVKEIMIGLGFTEVITFTLTNERTMYEHMNRTAKPWDDYTPVMHPLTEEHTVLRTHILPKLIELLKHNKHEAMPQRIFEVGDVVVNTKNRLNLAACVTHSKANFAEIRSVVQAVMHELDIEWEAHESDDGAFIKGRRADIIVRGEKVGVFGEVHPEVLEKFEITMPVAGFELKLSKLFNTGILI from the coding sequence ATGCCAGTTATAACATTATATTGGGACGAGCTTGAGAGAATGGTTGGAGCCGATAGAAACACAATACTCAAAAAATTACCCATGCTCGGATGCGATATTGAACGTATAGCTGACGATCATCTTGATGTTGAATTTTTCCCCAACCGCCCTGACCTGTACAGCGTTGAGGGTGTCGCAAGAGCATTGAGAGGATTCCTCGATATAGAATTCGGTTATAAGGATTACAGGGTGAACGAGGGAAACTGGAAGATATATGTCGATGAAAGCGTCCTGAGTGTGAGGCCGAGAATAACCGGCTGCATCGTCAGAAACATTCACGTTAATGAGGAACTCCTGAGATCCATAATCCAGATTCAGGAAGACCTGCACTGGACGATCGGCAGAAACAGAAGAAAGATGGCCATTGGAATACACGACCTGAACAGAGTGAACTTTCCACTCCGCTACACGGCGGTTGATGAGAACTTTTCTTTCGTCCCGCTTGACTTCGACAGAGAGATGAGTGTAAAGGAAATCCTTGAGGCTCATCCAAAAGGGCAAGAATACGGTTTCATTCTTGAAAATTCGGAAAAATACCCCATGATCATAGATGCAAAAGATGAGGTAATTTCATTCCCTCCAGTCATAAATGCTGAAAAGACGAGAGTGAAAGAAGGCACTTCAGGACTATTCATTGACGTTACAGGATTTGACGAGAACGTTGACAAAGCCCTGAGAATACTCACTGCCATGTTTGCAGACAGAGGAGGAGTTATCGAGTGCATGGAAATAATCTATCCCGACAGGGTGGAAAAAACCCCAGACATGACACCAGAAAAAATGAATGTGAGCAAAAAAGAGATTTTTTCCCTCCTCGGCTTCACGCTAAACGATGATGAACTGAGACTTGCTCTCGGAAGAATGAGGTACGGCTTTGAAATCGGTGATGAGAAGGTAACCGTAACCATTCCCCCATACAGGGCAGATGTGATGCACCCATGGGACGTGATTGAAGACATAGCCATTGGATACGGCTACGACAGAATTGCTGCAAGATACCCTCAAACACCGGGTGTCGGTAGAGAACATGAATGGAACAATCTTAAAGATATCGTGAAGGAAATAATGATCGGTCTCGGGTTTACAGAAGTGATAACGTTCACTCTCACAAATGAGAGAACAATGTACGAACACATGAACAGAACTGCAAAGCCCTGGGACGACTACACCCCTGTTATGCATCCTCTGACTGAAGAACATACAGTCCTGAGAACTCATATACTCCCGAAGTTAATAGAACTACTGAAACACAACAAGCATGAAGCGATGCCCCAGAGGATTTTCGAGGTGGGGGATGTCGTCGTGAATACGAAAAACAGACTCAACCTCGCAGCCTGTGTAACCCACTCGAAAGCCAATTTCGCAGAGATCAGAAGTGTCGTGCAGGCGGTGATGCATGAGCTGGACATAGAGTGGGAAGCCCATGAGAGCGATGACGGGGCTTTCATAAAGGGGCGAAGAGCAGATATTATCGTCAGAGGGGAAAAAGTTGGAGTTTTCGGTGAAGTGCATCCAGAAGTTCTGGAAAAATTCGAGATAACAATGCCCGTGGCGGGTTTCGAGCTGAAACTTTCAAAACTGTTCAATACGGGCATTCTCATCTGA